Genomic segment of Williamwhitmania taraxaci:
CTTAAGTCCCTCTACAACTTCATAAAACTGCGGATTCTGTCGATTTATCCGAATATTGCGCTTAGTTGCAACACTACCAGAGGGATCTACAACGAAAATCCACTGACCTCCGGTGCTTTGGTAAAACCCTCCCCGCGGAATGAGCACAGCCATATTAGACTCCCCAAGTTCCAGTCGAATTCGAGATGTTTGTCCTATCCGAATATCCTTAGGAAAGGCGCCCAAGAACTCCATATCCACCGTAAACCTTCCATTTCTTACCTCTGGATAAACCTTAGTAATCTTGGACTTATATGAAGTGCCCGAAAAATCACAATTGCCTATCAAACCTCTGGTAACGCGCGAAATGTAATGTTCGTCTACTTCTACCTTTAGCTTATAAGAATCCAAAACATTTATTTGGCCAATACGAGTTCCCATATTAACAACCTGTCCAACCTCTAGGTTTAAGGAAGCCAGCTCACCAGTAACAGGAGCCCGAAGGTTTAAACCTTCGAATCGTTGGCGAACAATGGCGAGATTTTGCTGCATACGCGTTACATCGTTTTCCAGCGTCACAACCTGCGTTTCCCGGTATAGCGAATCTTGCTTGATACTCTCCTTCAGCAATTTTATCTTATTTCGGGTATACTCAAGATCTTCTGCCGCTCGTTGATACTCCTCATCCGAAATCAATTTCTTCTTTTGCAGTTCTACGCTACGCGTGTAGGCACGCTCTTGCTGCTTCAAACGGTACTCTTGATCGAGCAGTTGACTTTGCGATTCAACCAGCTGTTTTTGCATATTAAGGCGCGCATTTCTCAACTCATTCGTTGTTCTGGATGCATCCGACTCGGTGCGCGAAATATCAATAATCAAACTTGTATTGCTAAATTTAATAATCACATCACCTTTTTTCACCATCGATCCCTCCAATGTAACAATCGATTCAACACGGCTACCCGATTCTGTTGCATCCAGAAAAATTGTTTGAATGGGGGCAACGGTTCCAATTACAGCAATATAATCCTTGAATAAGTCCTCTTTAACCTCCTCTACGGTGATCTTTTCCAAATCCACGTTTAACTTTCTGCTTTTGTCTCCAAAAACGATCATTAAAATTAATGCTAAGCCAATTAATCCAGCAACGCCATACCAGATTTGTTTCTTCGTAAACCTTCCTTTTCTCTCAATTGCCTTATCCATATATAGTAAATTATCTATTGCGGTTTGGCTCCTATTTATCTATAAATATGCCAAAGGTCTTTGTGCCTTGATTTACTGTTTTTTAATAAAACCGCACCACAGTTACCTTCTTAATAAATGTTCATAATTGCGACACAGACTGTTCGATATCGAACAATATTTATGGCGATTTTATTCCTAAATCAAACTGAATATGTATATTTCGCACAAAATGAAAAAGGCACTATGATTAAGAAGATGGGGAAGATATTGGCGATTGATGACAACGAAGATATCCTTTTTGCGCTAAAGTTATTGCTAAAGCCATACGTCGAATTGGTAGTAACGACATCGGACCCCAATGAAATTCCGAAGCTTATGGGCAAAGAGTCATTTGACGTAATGCTTCTCGATATGAATTTCACCCAAGATGCCATTAGTGGTCAAGAGGGGTTTTACTGGTTGGACAAGATCCTTGAGATTGACCCCGGAGCCGTTGTCCTTTTCATAACCGCCTATGGCGATGCCGAAAAGGCAGTGAAGGCAATAAA
This window contains:
- a CDS encoding efflux RND transporter periplasmic adaptor subunit, which translates into the protein MDKAIERKGRFTKKQIWYGVAGLIGLALILMIVFGDKSRKLNVDLEKITVEEVKEDLFKDYIAVIGTVAPIQTIFLDATESGSRVESIVTLEGSMVKKGDVIIKFSNTSLIIDISRTESDASRTTNELRNARLNMQKQLVESQSQLLDQEYRLKQQERAYTRSVELQKKKLISDEEYQRAAEDLEYTRNKIKLLKESIKQDSLYRETQVVTLENDVTRMQQNLAIVRQRFEGLNLRAPVTGELASLNLEVGQVVNMGTRIGQINVLDSYKLKVEVDEHYISRVTRGLIGNCDFSGTSYKSKITKVYPEVRNGRFTVDMEFLGAFPKDIRIGQTSRIRLELGESNMAVLIPRGGFYQSTGGQWIFVVDPSGSVATKRNIRINRQNPQFYEVVEGLKSGEKVIVSSYDTFGEVDKLILKD